The sequence AATTTAATTTGATGATTTGAGCGCGATTTTTAAATTGAGTGCACCCCTTGTCTTTTTTAATGAAAGGATAAACATGAAAAAACCAATCGTTTCAATCCTTGCCCCCTTTTTTATCGCAGTATTATTGTATTTTTTAGGCGCTCCTAGTGGGCTAAATCCTAACGCATGGCTTTATTTTTGTGTTTTTATAGGCATGATTGTAGGGCTTATTTTAGAGCCGGTGCCAGCAGGCTTGGTAGCGTTGAGCGCGTTAATGTTATGCGTGGCGTTAAAAATTGGCGTTAATAGTGAAATAGCGAGCGCTAATAAGGCTATTTCGTGGGGCTTGAGTGGGTATGCAAATAAAACGGTGTGGCTCGTGTTTGTCGCTTTTATTTTGGGTTTAGGGTATGAAAAAAGCTTGTTAGGGAAACGGATCGCTCTTTTACTCATTAGATTTTTAGGGCAAACCCCTTTAGGTTTAGGCTATGCGGTTAGTTTGAGCGAATTGTGTCTAGCCCCCTTTATCCCTAGCAACTCCGCTAGAAGTGGGGGTATACTCTACCCCATCGTCTCTTCTATCCCGCCTCTAATGGGATCTACCCCCAATAATAACCCTAACAAAATTGGTGCGTATTTGATGTGGGTCGCATTAGCTTCAACTTGCATCACTTCGTCCATGTTTTTAACCGCGCTCGCTCCTAATCCCCTAGCAATGGAAATCGCCACCAAAATGGGAGTGCGTGAAATCTCATGGTTTTCATGGTTTTTAGCGTTCTTGCCTTGTGGGGTGCTTTTAATCTTGCTTGTGCCTTTATTGGCGTATAAAACCTGCACCCCCACCTTAAAAGGCTCAAAAGAAGTGAGTTTGTGGGCTAAAAAAGAATTAGAGGGCATGGGGAGGTTTTCTTTAAAAGAAATTTTAATGCTCAGTCTCACTTTACTGGCTTTATTGGGTTGGATTTTTGGCAAATCTTTAGGCTTGCATGCGAGCGCGACGGCTTTGATTGTCATGGTTTTAATGGCTTTTTGTAAGATTGTAAGCTATGAAGACACCATTAAAAATAAGAGTGCATTTAATATTTTTTTATTGCTTGGAGCGTTGCTCACGATGGCCGGTGGGCTTAAAAATGTAGGCTTTTTAGATTTTATCGGTAATATTACTAGCGATTTTTTAAAGCATGCCAACTTGGATCCTTTAATAGCGTTATTACTCGTCATAACCCTCTTTTATTTATCGCATTATTTCTTCGCAAGCATCACCGCCCATGTGAGTGCATTATTAGCCCTTTTTATAGGGATAGGCTCGCATATTCAAGGGATCAATTTGCAAGAATTGAGTTTGTTTTTGATGTTATCTTTAGGGATCATGGGGATTTTAACGCCCTATGGCACAGGCCCATCCACCATCTATTATGGGAGTGGGTATATTCAAAGCAAGGATTTTTGGAAATTGGGGCTTATTTTTGGGTTTGTGTATTTGATCGTGTTTTTAAGCGTGTGCGTGCCTTGGGTAAAATCCATCGCTTTTAGGTGGTTATAGCTGGAAACTTTACACAACGCCCTTTTAAAATGGTATGAAGAATTTGGGCGCAAGGATTTACCCTTTAGGAATTTAAAGGGCATTAACGCCCCTTATGAAGTCTATATTAGCGAAGTGATGAGCCAACAAACCCAAATCAACACGGTAGTTGAGCGTTTTTATTTCCCTTTTTTAAAAGCCTTCCCCACTTTAAAAGACTTAGCGAACGCTCAATTAGAGGAGATTTTATTGTTATGGCGAGGGCTTGGCTATTATTCTAGGGCTAAAAATTTAAAAAAAAGCGCTGAAATTTGTGCAAAAGAACATCATTCACAACTACCTAATGACTATCAAAGCCTATTAAAACTCCCCGGCATTGGCGTATACACGGCTAATGCGATCTTGTGTTTTGGCTTTAGAAAAAAAACCGCATGCGTAGATGCTAATATCAAGCGCGCACTTTTAAGGCTTTTTGGTTTAGATCCTAACATTCAAGCTAAAGATTTGCAAAGAAAAGCGAATAACTTCCTCAATCTTAATGAAAGCTTTAATCATAACCAAGCTTTAATTGATCTAGGGGCTTTAATTTGCTCCCCTAAACCCAAGTGTGCGATTTGCCCCTTAAACCCTTATTGTTTAGGTAAAAACCATTTAGAAAAACACACGCTTAAGAAAAAACAAGAAATCATTCAAGAAGAGCGTTATTTAGGCGTTGTCATCAAAAATAACAAAATCGCTTTAGAAAAAATAGAGCAAAAACTTTATTTTGGCATGCACCATTTCCCTAACTTAAAAGAAAATTTAGAATTCAAGCTCCCCTTTTTAGGCGTAATCAAACACAGCCACACCAAATTCAAGCTCAATTTAAACCTGTATTTGGCCGCTGCAAAAGATTTAAAAAACCCCATCAATTTTTATAGCCTTAAAGATTTAGAGACCTTACCCATAAGCTCTATGACGCTTAAAATCTTGAATTTTTTAAAACATAAAAACTTATTTGGGAGTTAAAGCCATGTTAAAAATACCCCTTTTTGTATTAGCACTCATCCTTTTAAATGCATGCAAAAATCCGAGCATGAGCAAAAACAATCTGCAATGCTATAGAAGTATTATGGGAGCTATCCCTTATGGGAATTTAAAAGATCCTAGCAACTCCAACCAGCATTCTAAAGAATGGCTCAATTTAGATCCGCTTTATTTTTCAACATTCCCCACTCAAAGGGGGTTTAATTCTTGCCAAATACAAAGCGAGCCTACTTTATCGCAGGCACCACTTCAGGGATCAAATACGCAATCGCGCTGAACACAACTCCCATGATTACTACAAAAACAAGGGAATATTTAACCGTGAATTTGAACAATTCGCTCTCTTTACCCACTAACCCCACCGCCGCACAAGCGATAGCGATACTTTGAGGGCTTATCATTTTACCCACAACGCCTCCTGAAGTGTTTGCCGCCAAGAAAAGCACTTCAGGCAAGCCAAGCTGTGTGGCGATGAGCATTTGCAAAGAGCCAAATAAAAGGTTGGAGCTCGTATCGCTTCCGGTTAAAAACACTCCAAGCCAGCCTACAACAGGCGAAAAGAAAGTGAAAACATGCCCAGTATCGGCTAACGCCAACGCTAAAGTAGCGCTCATGCCACTATAATTAGCCACATACGCAAACGCCAAGACCACGCCAATGGTTAAAATCGGCAAACGCATTTCTTTTAAAGTGGTCCCAAACACCCCTATTGCATCGCTGATTTTCACGCGCAAAATAAACACGCTCAAAATGGCGGCTAAAAAGATGGAAGTGCCTGTCGTTAAGATTAAAGGTAATTTAAACACGACAGGAAAACTTTTCGCTTCAGCGACGATGGGAGCGGTTTTGAAAATCTTTTGACTGATAGAACTGAATTCAAACGCAAAGCTAGAAAACGCCAAAGCCCCACCTTCTTTAAAGAGCGCTTTAAACCAAGGTTGCGTCCATATAATAATCGTGATAGTGAGCAACACAAAAGGCATCCACGCCACGATCACCTTGCAAATATGGTGTTTTTCTGTGCTAATCGTAGGCTCTTTGCCATTGCTAGTGAAAATATTTTTAGGTTGCCAAAACTTTAAAAATAAAGTGGTAGCAATCAATGACACTAAAGCTGAAATAATATCTGGGAGTTGTGGTCCCAAATAATTAGAGCTTAAAAATTGCACGATAGCAAAGCTAAACCCAGTAACCGCCACCGCCGGAAAGGTTTCTCTAACGCCCTTAAAACCATCCATTAAAAACACGATGAAAAAAGGAATGCCAATAGAAAAAATGGGCAACACCCTGCCCACCATTTGAGAAATCTCTAATTCAGGGACACCCACCACACTAGCCATAGCGGTAATAGGGATACCCACCGCACCAAAAGCCACAGGGGCGGTATTAGCGATTAAGCATAACCCAGCAGCGTATAAAGGGTTTAGCCCAAGACCTACTAAAATCGCTGCTGTGATTGCTACTGGACCTCCAAAACCAATCGCTCCTTCTAAAAACGAGCCAAAACAAAAGCCAATCAAAATCACTAAAATGCGATGATCTGGGGTCAAACTTAAGATGCTTTCTTTTAAAATCTCAAAATACCCGGATTTCACTGAAAGGTTGTAAAGAAAAATCGCAGCGATCACGATCCAAGCGATCGGCCATAAGCCATAGAGAAAGCCATAAATAAAACTCGTGCTCACCATTTCAGTAGGCATTTTATACACAAATAGCGCGATCAACACTGAAAGTGCCAAACTCAAAAACCCAGCACTATACCCCTTAAGCTTAAAGACAATAAGAGAGACAAAAAAGAGTGCAATAGGCGAGAGTGCAACTAGAGCACTCATCCAAATATTGCCTAATGGGTCATAGATTTGATGAAATTCCATGCATTTTCCTTGAATGATTAAAAGTATTTTTATATCTTACTTAAAAGAAAAACTAATTTTGAGTAGCGTTTAATATTAAGTGGGGTTGAGCAGATTTGTAGTTTATTTTGGTAACAATATCTAAGAGAGTGGGTTTATCAATTTGTGTTTCATAATCTTACTAATTTTGATATTATACTATGTTTGAAACTCTTAAATTTGGAATTTTAAGGAGCATTCTTTGAAAGTCAATTTCTTTGCGACATGTCTAGGGACAGCCATATATAGCAACGCATCGCTTAGTGCTATCAAATTACTCCGCAAGGAAAATTTGGAAGTGGTTTTTAAAAAAGATCAAACATGTTGCGGTCAGCCAAGCTACAATTCAGGGTATTATGAAGAGACTAAAAAAGTCG comes from Helicobacter acinonychis and encodes:
- a CDS encoding adenine-specific DNA glycosylase — encoded protein: METLHNALLKWYEEFGRKDLPFRNLKGINAPYEVYISEVMSQQTQINTVVERFYFPFLKAFPTLKDLANAQLEEILLLWRGLGYYSRAKNLKKSAEICAKEHHSQLPNDYQSLLKLPGIGVYTANAILCFGFRKKTACVDANIKRALLRLFGLDPNIQAKDLQRKANNFLNLNESFNHNQALIDLGALICSPKPKCAICPLNPYCLGKNHLEKHTLKKKQEIIQEERYLGVVIKNNKIALEKIEQKLYFGMHHFPNLKENLEFKLPFLGVIKHSHTKFKLNLNLYLAAAKDLKNPINFYSLKDLETLPISSMTLKILNFLKHKNLFGS
- a CDS encoding L-lactate permease gives rise to the protein MEFHQIYDPLGNIWMSALVALSPIALFFVSLIVFKLKGYSAGFLSLALSVLIALFVYKMPTEMVSTSFIYGFLYGLWPIAWIVIAAIFLYNLSVKSGYFEILKESILSLTPDHRILVILIGFCFGSFLEGAIGFGGPVAITAAILVGLGLNPLYAAGLCLIANTAPVAFGAVGIPITAMASVVGVPELEISQMVGRVLPIFSIGIPFFIVFLMDGFKGVRETFPAVAVTGFSFAIVQFLSSNYLGPQLPDIISALVSLIATTLFLKFWQPKNIFTSNGKEPTISTEKHHICKVIVAWMPFVLLTITIIIWTQPWFKALFKEGGALAFSSFAFEFSSISQKIFKTAPIVAEAKSFPVVFKLPLILTTGTSIFLAAILSVFILRVKISDAIGVFGTTLKEMRLPILTIGVVLAFAYVANYSGMSATLALALADTGHVFTFFSPVVGWLGVFLTGSDTSSNLLFGSLQMLIATQLGLPEVLFLAANTSGGVVGKMISPQSIAIACAAVGLVGKESELFKFTVKYSLVFVVIMGVVFSAIAYLIPEVVPAIK
- a CDS encoding DASS family sodium-coupled anion symporter, coding for MKKPIVSILAPFFIAVLLYFLGAPSGLNPNAWLYFCVFIGMIVGLILEPVPAGLVALSALMLCVALKIGVNSEIASANKAISWGLSGYANKTVWLVFVAFILGLGYEKSLLGKRIALLLIRFLGQTPLGLGYAVSLSELCLAPFIPSNSARSGGILYPIVSSIPPLMGSTPNNNPNKIGAYLMWVALASTCITSSMFLTALAPNPLAMEIATKMGVREISWFSWFLAFLPCGVLLILLVPLLAYKTCTPTLKGSKEVSLWAKKELEGMGRFSLKEILMLSLTLLALLGWIFGKSLGLHASATALIVMVLMAFCKIVSYEDTIKNKSAFNIFLLLGALLTMAGGLKNVGFLDFIGNITSDFLKHANLDPLIALLLVITLFYLSHYFFASITAHVSALLALFIGIGSHIQGINLQELSLFLMLSLGIMGILTPYGTGPSTIYYGSGYIQSKDFWKLGLIFGFVYLIVFLSVCVPWVKSIAFRWL